The proteins below are encoded in one region of Pseudomonadota bacterium:
- a CDS encoding CZB domain-containing protein → MKIGIPFIENLTINKRIILGFGIVILFLIVVVVLSFTGVSGIVGNAAQVIDGNALDANLAQKEVDHLNWASKVEELIADDSVTKLEVQTDDHKCAFGKFIYGQDRKEAEKLVPSLAPLFKNIEAPHLHLHESAIAISDAFLPADLDLPVILLEIETGHLKWAGRIRDAIINQADKLTNVQTDPALCNMGKWMASEKALATYNKADADFRRIFDAMKESHRLMHGTAEQLDNLLSNNKIAAVNLFRDKTLPYLEQTLLSLKELQTEAQHELQGYNKAKNIYAAQTIPALKAVQAMLHEIRTEARSKIMTDTVMLEAASSTKKNVMIFGFIAVVVGFLFAFFMSRSIVDMLQQLTGRISTGADEVAAVAGHISEASQSLATGASEQAASLEESSSALEELAAMSKRNEENAGIASGLMKEASQVNTTANQSMSKLTDSMKEISVASDETQKIVKTIDEIAFQTNLLALNAAVEAARAGEAGAGFAVVADEVRNLAMRAAQSAKDTSNLIENTVARVTTGTKLVNEASVAFQTINEISQKIDTLVDEIAKGSHEQSQGVGEINTSVSEIDSVTQQNAAAAEESASATEELNAQAMSMKAAVEEMIQMLGGGAQPKKKERFSELGSWQTSTKKPLKRLK, encoded by the coding sequence ATGAAAATTGGCATACCATTTATTGAAAATTTGACAATTAACAAAAGAATCATCCTTGGTTTCGGAATCGTCATTTTGTTCCTTATCGTTGTCGTGGTTTTAAGCTTTACCGGAGTCAGCGGTATCGTCGGCAATGCCGCTCAGGTAATTGACGGAAATGCTCTGGATGCGAATCTTGCTCAGAAAGAGGTCGACCACCTCAACTGGGCATCCAAGGTAGAAGAGTTGATTGCCGATGATTCGGTTACAAAGTTAGAGGTGCAGACCGATGATCACAAATGTGCTTTTGGGAAATTTATTTATGGCCAGGACCGGAAGGAAGCGGAAAAACTGGTTCCAAGCCTTGCCCCTCTTTTTAAGAATATTGAAGCGCCTCATTTGCATCTCCACGAATCAGCCATTGCAATCAGCGATGCCTTTTTACCTGCCGACTTGGATTTGCCGGTCATTCTCCTTGAAATAGAGACCGGTCATCTGAAATGGGCCGGGCGTATTCGCGATGCGATAATCAACCAGGCGGATAAACTCACAAATGTACAGACTGATCCAGCCCTATGTAATATGGGCAAATGGATGGCGTCTGAAAAGGCCCTTGCGACTTATAATAAGGCAGATGCCGATTTCAGGAGAATTTTTGATGCGATGAAGGAATCGCATCGTCTGATGCACGGCACAGCAGAACAATTGGACAACCTGCTTTCTAATAATAAAATCGCTGCAGTAAATCTGTTCAGAGACAAAACACTGCCATATCTTGAGCAAACCCTCCTTAGCCTCAAGGAACTGCAAACCGAAGCGCAACATGAACTTCAAGGCTATAATAAGGCAAAAAATATCTATGCCGCGCAGACCATCCCCGCCTTAAAAGCAGTTCAGGCCATGCTTCATGAAATTCGCACGGAAGCAAGGAGCAAGATAATGACAGATACCGTCATGCTTGAGGCGGCTTCTTCTACCAAGAAAAATGTTATGATTTTCGGATTTATCGCTGTGGTGGTTGGTTTTTTGTTTGCCTTTTTCATGTCAAGGAGCATTGTTGATATGCTTCAGCAATTGACCGGCAGGATTTCAACGGGAGCCGATGAAGTCGCGGCGGTTGCCGGGCATATATCAGAAGCGAGTCAGTCCCTGGCAACAGGAGCTTCGGAACAGGCCGCCTCTCTTGAGGAGTCATCATCCGCCCTTGAAGAACTCGCGGCAATGTCGAAGCGCAATGAAGAAAATGCCGGAATTGCCAGCGGCTTGATGAAAGAAGCAAGTCAGGTAAATACCACCGCCAATCAATCCATGTCGAAATTGACCGATTCCATGAAGGAAATTTCGGTGGCAAGCGATGAAACCCAAAAAATTGTCAAAACCATCGATGAAATTGCTTTTCAGACGAATCTGCTTGCCTTGAATGCAGCGGTTGAAGCGGCAAGGGCAGGGGAAGCCGGAGCCGGCTTTGCCGTTGTGGCGGATGAGGTGCGAAACCTTGCAATGAGAGCCGCACAATCCGCCAAGGATACCTCGAATCTTATTGAAAATACCGTTGCCCGCGTTACAACCGGAACGAAGCTGGTGAATGAAGCGTCCGTTGCATTTCAAACCATCAATGAGATTTCTCAGAAAATAGATACCTTGGTGGATGAGATCGCTAAAGGATCTCATGAGCAATCCCAGGGTGTCGGTGAAATAAATACCTCTGTTTCGGAAATAGACAGCGTCACGCAACAGAATGCCGCCGCAGCGGAAGAATCCGCCTCCGCCACAGAAGAGTTGAATGCTCAGGCCATGTCAATGAAGGCGGCCGTGGAAGAAATGATCCAAATGCTCGGCGGCGGAGCGCAGCCGAAAAAGAAGGAACGGTTCAGTGAACTTGGATCCTGGCAGACTTCCACGAAAAAACCGCTTAAGAGATTAAAGTGA